GCGACTGGCAACAGGAGCGGCAGGGCAAACCCCACCGGGAGCAAAACCGAATAGGGGCGGTGCGAGGGGAAACCTTCGAGGGCTGTTTCCGGCCCACCGTCCGGGTTGGTTGCGTGAGGCGCATGGCAACATGCGCCCGAGATGAATGGCCGCCACGTTCTCGTCGCAAGGCGAGGGCCATACAGAACCCGGCTTACAGGCCAGCTGGCATTTTTTCTCGTAACGATAGCTGAACGGGATCAGAAGGTTAGGCCGATGAGCGGGTCTTCTGATTCAAGGGTCCTGCAATACAACCTCCCAATGCTGCCAAACGTGTTCTTGAAGCCGGTGCGATTAAATCGTACCTTCCAAGAAAGGACAGGAGCACGTCATGGGCCAGGTCGATAAACGTAGCATCACGCTTTCGCCGGAACTGGCGCAGGCAGTCGACGATGTGGTCGCCGCGGGCGAATATGCTTCCGCGAGCGAGGTGATCCGCGATGCGCTCAGGCAGTGGAAGGAGCGCCGCGACCTGCTCGGCTACACCGTGGAGGAGTTGCGGGAATTGGTGCAGGAGGGGATCGATAGCGGACCGGCGCTGGACGGTCCCCCCTTAATGGAGCGATTGCGCGCCAGATATTCGAAGATGGCGGAAGCCAAAGGCGCTGACGAGTGAAGTACCGCCTGCTTCCACAGGCACTGGTCGACCTCGAAGCTATCGGCGACTATATCGCCGCCTACAATCCTAATGCCGCAATCCGTTTTGTGGAAACTCTTCAGCGGCGATGGGACTTGCTAACCCTCCATCCCCGATCGGCGCACCGCGCGACGACATCCTGCCGGGCATTCGCCACCTTGTTGTCGGGCAGTACCTTACGTTCTATCGAATTGGCGACGATGCGATCGAAATCCTGCGCGTGTTGCATGGCCGGCGAAGGATCGAGACAGAGGATATGGGACCCTAAAGCGCGTCGCGTTGAAACTGATTCAGGCGACGCGCTTAAGTCTTTGTTTTGATGCGTGTCGTTGTCCGCTCAACTGGCGACTTTGTCCAACGACGCCTCGATCGCCTGCCAAAGCTCCTCGACCGGCTCGCAGCCGATCGACAGGCGCACGAAGCCGGGCGGCACGGCGTCGCCGCGCTTCGAGCGCCGTTCGGCCGAGGTGTGCACGCCACCGAAGGAAGTCGCCGATTCAATCAGCGCGCAATTGTCGATGAACGCCTCGGCCTTCTGTTCCGAGGCCAGTTCGAACGAGATCAGGAAGCCAAAGCGATCCATCTGGGCGCGCGCCAGATTGTGCGAGGCATCGCCCTCGAGGCCGGGATAGCGCAGGCCGCCGACCGCGCGATGGGTTCTCATCTTCATTGCGATCGTTTCGGCCGAGGAGCACATCCGGTCGAAACGCACCTCCAGCGTTTCCAGCCCGCGATGCACAAGCCAGGCCTCGAAGGGACCGGGGATGCCGCCGACCAGGCTGCGCCAGTCGGTCACCTTGGCGATGATGTCGGCATCGCGGCTCGCGACATGGCCGAAAAGCACATCGGAATGACCGTTCACCGCCTTTGTGTCGGCGGAGACGACGATGTCGGCGCCGAGGTCCAGCGGACGCTGGCCGAAGGACGTCATCGTCGTGTTGTCGACGACCAGCAGCCCATCCTGCCTGTGAACGGCTTCGGCCACCGCTGTGATATCGCAGATGTCCAGCCGGGGATTGGACGGCGTCTCGGCAAAAACCAGCCGGTAACCATCGAAGCCGCCGTCGAGGAAGGTTGGCGTCGGCCTGGTGTCGCAGGCAATGCCGAGGGGATTGAGAAAGCGCTCGGCCATGGCGCGCGTGGCGTGATAGCCGTCTGACGGCAGAAGCACGCGGTCGCCTGATTTCAGCAGCGCGAAAAACACCGACGAGATTGCGCCCATTCCGGACGGGAAGGCGACGCACTGCGCGCCTTCGAGGTGGCCAAGCGCGTGCTCGACGGCGCGCCAGGTCGGATTGTCGTAGCGGCCATACTGATCGAAGCCGACCTCTGCGCCCGGCGTGTGGAAGATCGATGCCATGGTCAGCGGCAGCGGGATCGGGTCGCCCTTGGCGAAATCGCGGCTGCGCAAATGGGCAAGCGCCGCGGCGCGGGACTTCGCTTTCTTGGACATCAGGCTTCATCCCTTCGGCTGAATAGAAATTGCCAGAGACGCTATGCGTGCCGGCTGTTTGCGGCAAGCAGCGTCCTTTTGGCCAGAGGGCTCTAAACGCTTCGTTAGGCTTAATGGAGGATAAAGACGAGACGTGCCTTCAGCCTGCGCTTTGTGGTTGTGATGCGCGTGTTTGTGATGCCTGTTCCCGTTGACGCCCATAGTACCCCATGATATCCCGTTCACATCATCAAGCTTTCGTTCCGCGTCAGGGTGAAGCGTACGCCAATCGGGCAGCCGCGGCGGCTGCGCGTTTGCCGGTTTTCGCCCCGGTGAATGAAGCGATTTGCCGCGAGTGCGGCGAGGGCGCGGAGAACAACATGGGAAGGGGTGCGGCGGCGGAAGCGGCTGTAGCGTTCATTGGACCGATTTCTGTCAAACGCGGTAAACAGGATCGATGCGAAGGGGCGGGTCTCCGTTCCGGCGCATTTCCGTGCGGTGGTTCAGAAACGCGGCTATTCGGAGCTTTACGCGCTGCGCTGCCTGGACCTGGCGGCCATGGATGTCGGCGGACTCGACCTGCTCGACCGCTACGAGCAGCGGATCGCGCTGGAGGATCCCTTTCTGCAGACGGCGGACGATATGTCGTTCTTCTGCCATGGCGACGGGACGTTCCTGAAGCTCGATCAGGATGGCCGCATCACCATGAGCGACTTCATCCGCGAGCATACGGGCATCTCGAACGAGGTGGCCTTTGTCGGCCGCGGCAATTTCTTTCAGATCTGGGAGCCGGGACGGCTTTCCGCCTATGGGGCGCAGGCGCGCGCCAGGCTTTTGCAGCTTCGGCAGGGGACGAATCCCGGGGAGCGATCGGAATGATGGCTGGCCACGGCGATGATCCTCACGCCGTTGGCGGACCGGCCCGCCACATTCCGGTCCTCCTTGCCGAGGTGCTCGACGCGCTTGCACCGCAGGCCGGCGAGACGATCGTCGACGGGACATTCGGTGCCGGCGGCTACACCAGCGCCATCCTCGATCGCGGCGCCTCCGTCATTGCCATCGACCGCGACCCGGACGCAATCGCGGCGGGCAAGGCGCTGGAGCGGCAGGCCGGCGGCCGGCTGAGGCTTGTCCAGGCGCCGTTCTCGACGCTGGACGAACATGTCGAGGACGCCGACGGCGTGGTGCTCGACATCGGTGTTTCCTCCATGCAGCTCGACCAGGCGGAGCGCGGCTTTTCCTTTCGCGCCGATGGGCCGCTCGACATGCGCATGGCGCAGTCGGGGC
This region of Mesorhizobium sp. M2A.F.Ca.ET.046.03.2.1 genomic DNA includes:
- a CDS encoding type II toxin-antitoxin system ParD family antitoxin; translation: MGQVDKRSITLSPELAQAVDDVVAAGEYASASEVIRDALRQWKERRDLLGYTVEELRELVQEGIDSGPALDGPPLMERLRARYSKMAEAKGADE
- a CDS encoding type II toxin-antitoxin system RelE/ParE family toxin, which encodes MKYRLLPQALVDLEAIGDYIAAYNPNAAIRFVETLQRRWDLLTLHPRSAHRATTSCRAFATLLSGSTLRSIELATMRSKSCACCMAGEGSRQRIWDPKARRVETDSGDALKSLF
- a CDS encoding cystathionine gamma-lyase, producing the protein MSKKAKSRAAALAHLRSRDFAKGDPIPLPLTMASIFHTPGAEVGFDQYGRYDNPTWRAVEHALGHLEGAQCVAFPSGMGAISSVFFALLKSGDRVLLPSDGYHATRAMAERFLNPLGIACDTRPTPTFLDGGFDGYRLVFAETPSNPRLDICDITAVAEAVHRQDGLLVVDNTTMTSFGQRPLDLGADIVVSADTKAVNGHSDVLFGHVASRDADIIAKVTDWRSLVGGIPGPFEAWLVHRGLETLEVRFDRMCSSAETIAMKMRTHRAVGGLRYPGLEGDASHNLARAQMDRFGFLISFELASEQKAEAFIDNCALIESATSFGGVHTSAERRSKRGDAVPPGFVRLSIGCEPVEELWQAIEASLDKVAS
- the mraZ gene encoding division/cell wall cluster transcriptional repressor MraZ produces the protein MDRFLSNAVNRIDAKGRVSVPAHFRAVVQKRGYSELYALRCLDLAAMDVGGLDLLDRYEQRIALEDPFLQTADDMSFFCHGDGTFLKLDQDGRITMSDFIREHTGISNEVAFVGRGNFFQIWEPGRLSAYGAQARARLLQLRQGTNPGERSE